A window of Pullulanibacillus sp. KACC 23026 genomic DNA:
TAAAGAGCGCCACTCCTCAAAATGACAAAAGGCCCACCCAATTAATGGGTGAGCACTTGAATTAGGGGCTGATCAACAGTCTTATGGCTGTTCATCACGCTTCTTCAATTTTTACGCTTTGTGTTTCCAGCCAATAATTCATTTGCGCAAGGTGGGCAATGAGCTGTGGTCCCATCATGAGCTGGCCGAACCATGGCACTTTAAAGGCATCACCGTTTGTTTCAATAATCGCTTCAACTTGTTTCCGGTCTACAATTTCGAGCAATGGCGCAGATGGTTTACTGATTTCTTTTTTGAGCCAGTCTGAAACCGCCTTTGTATAACCAGGATCATGTGTTTTCGGATAAGGGCTTTTCTTGCGATATAGAACCTCATCTGGAAGCCAGCCCTCAAACGCCTTTCTTAAAATGCCTTTTTCACGTCCCTTATACATTTTAATATCCCATGGAATATTCCAAACGTATTCCACTAGACGATGATCTGCAAATGGCACACGGACTTCAAGACTTGCTCCCATAGACATCCGGTCTTTTCGATCCAAGAGAGCGGTCATAAACCAATGCATATTCAGATAGAAAAGTTCACGCCTTTTGGCATCGACACCTGTTTCTCCCTCAAGTCGAGGCGTTTCCGCAACCGTTTCATCATAACGCATCAGCATGTATTCTTTTAGGTTTAATTTATCTTGCCAATGGTCGTTTAAGAGCTTTTGCCGCTCTTCAATAGAACGCATCCATGGAAAGCCTTCTTTCGAGGATGTCTCAGGACTATGAAACCAAGGATAACCGCCAAATAGTTCATCCGCACATTCCCCAGAAAGCGCAACAGTTGCATGCTCCTTAATCCCTTTACATAACCATAATAAGGAGGAATCGACATCCGCATAACCAGGCATATCGCGGAGGTCAACTGCTTCCTTCAAATAATCAACAAGCACATCATTTCCAATAATCAAGTCATGGTGGTTCGACTGAATATAATCGGCTACTTTATGAGTGAAATCACTATCCGTATTGGGCTGGAATTTACTCTTTTTAAAGAATTTATCATTATCGCGATAATCAATTGAAAAAGTATCAATCGCCCCTAGCCCTTTTTCTTTGTAGTAATGGGCGGCAATCGCAGAAATAACACTAGAATCAAGTCCCCCAGACAGGAATGTGGAAACAGGGACATCTGCAAATAATTGACGTTCAACCGCATCACGGAACAAGAAACGAACATGTTCCGCTGTTTCCTCTGCCGATTCCGTATGTTCCTCACTTTTGACGTTCCAATAACGCCATACTTTGAGACCATCTTTGGAGTACGTGAGAGCGTGAGCAGGGCGCAGATCACTGATTCCCTTGTAAACGCCATGTCCTGGTGTTCGAGATGGCCCTAATCCAAACACCTCTGAAAGTCCCTCACGTGTGATGATACGGTCTATATCAGGATGCTCGAACAAAGATTTAAGCTCTGACGCAAACACGAATCGGCCATCCGCTTCACTGTAGAAAAGCGGCTTAACCCCTAATCGATCCCGTGCCATAAATAGTTTTTCATTCGCATGATCCCAGATGGCAAAAGCAAAGATACCGTTGAATTTATCAACACAGGCTTCTCCCCACTCAATATAAGAGGTCAAAAGCACCTCAGTATCAGAGTGACCTTTAAATGAATGACCTTTCACAAGCAACTCTTTTCTAATATCCTCGGTGTTATAAAGCTCACCGTTATAGACAAGTGTAAATGTACGCTCATTTACCGTTTTGTGCATCGGCTGTTTACCATTTTCAGGATCGACGACAATGAGTCTCGCATGCCCAAAAGCGGCGCGCGGGGATACCCATACCTGTTTCTCATCAGGTCCTCTATGATGTAAGTTGGCTGTCATTTTTTCTAATCGTTTATGTTCATGGCTTAAATCACGGTGCCAGTCAATCCATCCCGTAATACCACACATCGCAACTCAATCCTTTCTTAAAAAGATGTTGTGATAATTGCCTAGTTTTCACTATATGCACGAATGGATAAAGGCGTGCGAAACGGGCGGGCTCACCTCCAATCACTATTTAGACAGACTGGCTTTACGAATAGATAGGGACAGACCGTTTCGAGCAACTAAACCTCCCATTATTGGTGGGGAAAGACCTCTTCAAGCAGTGATTCTTTCAGTAGAGGTCTTTCCCCTCCAAATAAAAAGACAGCCGATTGTAAACCGGTCACTCCAAATCGGTTTGAAAAATAAACGGAGACTTTCCGCTTAAATTGGGAAATACCCCTATTTCCCGTAAAATAAAAGGAGTTTTTCCGTTTATATGTATCCAAACCCTTGGATTTACTCTTGTTTAGAGTCATTAATCGGAAAATCTCCGCCTATTCTATTACTCAAGCGTTCTCTCGATACATTAGCCGGAAATTCTCCGCCTATGATTCTCATACCGGCAGCAGAAAACCAACAAAAACTTTAAAGCGGCTTCCGATCCATAAAAATAGACCATTCCGATTGGGAAATGGTCTGAAATCCGTTCTGTTCGTTTGGGTAAAGCTCCTCTTGATGAGAACCTGTTAAGGAAACCCGCTGCATCAGAGTTTTTTTTAAGTCAATTTTTTTCATTTTAATTCATATTTTGAAAGTATCGAGGGAATTCATTAACCCAGCTTCCCATAACCAATATAAAAAACAAGAGCTAGGAAGATGATTAAGAGTACCCAGATCACTCCAGTAGAAGCTTGTTTCTTGCGGCGAACGAGGAGCATTTCCATCGTCACGATGACACCCAAACCGCAGATCATTTTAATAATGACCCAGATTCCATATAAACTAAAGACATGGAACAGAAGGTAAAGCCCTGTAATAATAATTAACACATACATTAATCTCAAAATCATATGGAAGACTTTAAGCGCTGTCCCTCTTAAAAACAAGCTGATTACGAACAAAACTAAAGCTAACGTCCAAAAGCCAACGTGTGCTTGAAGCCACATGGTTACCCCTCCTTATGTCACATTCATTCTTTATCAAAATAGCAATAAAGTCAAGCTGTAACCCCTTTCTATTCAAGAAGGCGTACGGTTTGTACAGAATTTTTCGCCTCAAGCGAATAGGCTTTTACAAAGAAGCTTGATATAATAAAAGCAGCTAGAATAGATGACTGGAACGCGAAGTCTTCTCATTCTTAACCGCTCTCCCTTATTTAACCTGCAGTCTATCAAACTTTGTAACTGCACAAAATGAAAAGAGGTGTCCGTGTGAATCAATCTGAAAAAATTATTGACCAGACAGAGCGCTTCGGAGCCAAAAACTATCTCCCGCTTCCCATTGTTGTCTCAAAAGCAGAAGGGGTGTGGGTAGAGGATCCTGAAGGCAAACGGTACATGGATATGTTAAGCGCTTACTCAGCGGTTAATCAAGGTCATCGCCACCCAAAAATTATTCAAGCACTAAAGGATCAGGCTGATCGCGTTACCCTAACCTCCCGTGCCTTTCATAACGATAAACTTGGACCCTTCTATGAGAAAGTAGCGAGTCTAACCCATAAAGAACGCGTGCTTCCCATGAATACAGGTGCAGAAGCGGTTGAAACAGCGGTCAAAGCGGCACGACGCTGGGGCTATGACGTTAAGGGCATTCCTGACAATCAAGCTGAACTCATTGTCTGCGAAGGCAACTTCCATGGCCGTACAATGGCAGCGGTGTCCTTTTCTTCGAGCCCTGAATATCAGCGCGGGTTTGGCCCGCTTCTCCCTGGCGTTAAGTTGATTCCTTATGGGGATTTAGAGGCCCTAAAAGCAGCCATCACCGCGAACACGGCGGCTTTCCTTGTTGAGCCTATACAAGGTGAAGGCGGAATTATTATCCCTGAAGAAGGCTTTTTGAAAAAAGC
This region includes:
- the asnB gene encoding asparagine synthase (glutamine-hydrolyzing), yielding MCGITGWIDWHRDLSHEHKRLEKMTANLHHRGPDEKQVWVSPRAAFGHARLIVVDPENGKQPMHKTVNERTFTLVYNGELYNTEDIRKELLVKGHSFKGHSDTEVLLTSYIEWGEACVDKFNGIFAFAIWDHANEKLFMARDRLGVKPLFYSEADGRFVFASELKSLFEHPDIDRIITREGLSEVFGLGPSRTPGHGVYKGISDLRPAHALTYSKDGLKVWRYWNVKSEEHTESAEETAEHVRFLFRDAVERQLFADVPVSTFLSGGLDSSVISAIAAHYYKEKGLGAIDTFSIDYRDNDKFFKKSKFQPNTDSDFTHKVADYIQSNHHDLIIGNDVLVDYLKEAVDLRDMPGYADVDSSLLWLCKGIKEHATVALSGECADELFGGYPWFHSPETSSKEGFPWMRSIEERQKLLNDHWQDKLNLKEYMLMRYDETVAETPRLEGETGVDAKRRELFYLNMHWFMTALLDRKDRMSMGASLEVRVPFADHRLVEYVWNIPWDIKMYKGREKGILRKAFEGWLPDEVLYRKKSPYPKTHDPGYTKAVSDWLKKEISKPSAPLLEIVDRKQVEAIIETNGDAFKVPWFGQLMMGPQLIAHLAQMNYWLETQSVKIEEA
- a CDS encoding ornithine--oxo-acid transaminase, with amino-acid sequence MKRGVRVNQSEKIIDQTERFGAKNYLPLPIVVSKAEGVWVEDPEGKRYMDMLSAYSAVNQGHRHPKIIQALKDQADRVTLTSRAFHNDKLGPFYEKVASLTHKERVLPMNTGAEAVETAVKAARRWGYDVKGIPDNQAELIVCEGNFHGRTMAAVSFSSSPEYQRGFGPLLPGVKLIPYGDLEALKAAITANTAAFLVEPIQGEGGIIIPEEGFLKKAFEWCKQEQVLFIADEIQTGLGRTGKRFACDWEEVIPDMYILGKALGGGVMPISCIAANDDILGVFEPGSHGSTFGGNPLACAVSLAALEVIEEERLAERSLVLGQSFIKRLLEIKNPIIKDVRGKGLFIGVELNEPARPYCEALKEKGLLCKETHENVIRFAPPLIIKEEELDWAFEQIKDVLGHQ
- a CDS encoding DUF1516 family protein, with the translated sequence MWLQAHVGFWTLALVLFVISLFLRGTALKVFHMILRLMYVLIIITGLYLLFHVFSLYGIWVIIKMICGLGVIVTMEMLLVRRKKQASTGVIWVLLIIFLALVFYIGYGKLG